From one Asterias amurensis chromosome 14, ASM3211899v1 genomic stretch:
- the LOC139947466 gene encoding uncharacterized protein, whose translation MAVSNSLWVLVLMTAMTSCVVYAAPTGVLEEQVIKEEEVIGPDTKITEAVEEVKHLDDLDEDIEKALLKEESLETIDSAPTPDDKPEAPKEEKEIVQDEVDEVINGSMEEDTDDVIDSDVMDGEAPLGSSESDLLDYLMMEPSMDYYSFEESAISPWLYDLPNEPSYNEEESQMWSSNFDIFDEYLESYYGSSAVDDVVDNGIDLDTPGGAFDGIPVEEMNNQVDQTVDEFLCQLGLCADGNVQYQDEEQLEPNEIQFTEEGMMGNENDEIQDEKDIYTIETQPEDQTKEDTNTSVSDVKGEDIQSSSKLDVASMPEAGTRHRSKRDLSWDEPGQGQSDLIEKINALERLQEQDVEATQMDQDQVLTPQERFEDLIKYFKNEADENTGMEGEEFYVGAPLPNYYNEAVAEAEADEIEEVEGEEGDENEIEEGEFLEDDEMLDGEDDEDSEEEGWGAFLVPGSPYREGTLTYDGYKRDDEKESLKVYVESLPNLEGYRKRSDPSEYLDIDPRSSDFRRQIDPRSPPDEIRYPKTGLEPFSREKYFPVFSASDAMADEAILDPDWTVGVERNDALVKYNELLDLLNTELEAAVLISSIEDMAAELGRNQLLLDELERKEEEDELQLALDKNNQDILGFMNAENSRQVKRTPRVIDYQDFNEYPPVFQRSFSPTGRGLESLSDDELLSLYNEYLQKADEEDNWGDFVEQPRTRRDGEDALLGPHVGYYVQGRMIGDLMKPKRNEEDGYQNPYILLQPSDLGYEQWPGDFDVYYDTRDGSFIMDPEPIEAMPVSEDALLDALGMSGNIVEDEEGEEEEEEDGRWGDFKDNIDDFQDDLEEIDFDIGQLEELRRLTEFAEALNEEDKKFEEEELLRALLLN comes from the exons ATGGCTGTATCTAACTCACTATGGGTGTTGGTGTTAATGACCGCGATGACGTCATGTGTAGTATACGCAGCGCCCACAGGCGTCCTAGAGGAGCAAGTGATAAAGGAGGAGGAGGTGATTGGACCAGACACAAAGATCACAGAGGCAGTGGAAGAGGTCAAACACCTCGACGATCTTGATGAAG ATATCGAAAAGGCTCTGTTGAAGGAAGAGTCTTTGGAAACAATCGATTCAGCACCAACCCCTGACGATAAGCCCGAGGCACCAAAGGAGGAGAAAGAGATAGTGCAAGACGAAGTGGATGAGGTCATCAATGGGAGTATGGAAGAAGATACAGATGATGTAATCGACAGTGACGTCATGGATGGGGAAGCCCCTTTGGGGAGTAGTGAGTCAGATCTCCTCGACTACCTTATGATGGAACCATCCATGGATTATTACTCATTCGAAGAGAGTGCAATCTCCCCGTGGCTTTACGACCTCCCCAATGAGCCCAGTTATAACGAGGAGGAGTCCCAGATGTGGTCCAGCAACTTTGATATTTTCGATGAGTATTTAGAATCCTACTACGGGTCCAGTGCTGTTGATGACGTGGTTGATAATGGAATAGATCTTGATACTCCAGGTGGAGCATTCGATGGGATCCCGGTGGAAGAAATGAACAACCAGGTGGACCAGACTGTTGACGAGTTCTTGTGTCAGTTGGGATTGTGCGCTGATGGCAACGTCCAGTACCAAGACGAAGAGCAACTGGAGCCAAATGAAATCCAATTCACAGAAGAAGGAATGATGGGAAACGAGAATGACGAGATTCAAGATGAGAAAGACATATACACCATAGAAACCCAACCCGAGGATCAAACAAAGGAAGATACCAATACTTCCGTGTCAGATGTCAAAGGTGAAGATATCCAGAGTAGTTCTAAGCTGGATGTTGCATCAATGCCTGAGGCCGGTACCAGACATAGAAGCAAGCGAGACCTTTCCTGGGATGAGCCAGGCCAAGGTCAATCTGACCTAATTGAGAAAATCAACGCGCTAGAGAGACTACAAGAACAAGACGTGGAGGCAACTCAGATGGACCAAGACCAAGTACTGACCCCACAGGAACGCTTCGAGGATCTGATCAAGTACTTTAAAAACGAAGCGGATGAAAACACCGGCATGGAGGGTGAGGAGTTCTACGTCGGAGCTCCACTGCCAAATTATTATAACGAGGCTGTTGCGGAGGCAGAAGCAGATGAAATCGAAGAGGTTGAAGGAGAAGAAGGTGATGAGAATGAGATAGAAGAAGGAGAGTTCCTTGAGGACGATGAGATGCTTGACggtgaagatgatgaagataGTGAAGAGGAAGGATGGGGCGCTTTCCTTGTACCAGGTTCACCCTACAGGGAAGGTACTCTCACGTACGATGGGTACAAGCGAGATGATGAAAAGGAGTCCCTCAAGGTCTATGTGGAGAGCTTACCGAATCTTGAAGGTTATCGCAAGAGGAGTGACCCATCAG AATACCTAGATATTGATCCCCGATCATCAGATTTCCGTAGACAAATTGACCCAAGAAGTCCTCCTGACGAGATCCGCTACCCTAAAACGGGACTTGAGCCATTCTCGCGAGAAAAATATTTCCCAGTCTTTTCCGCCTCTGACGCAATGGCAGATGAAGCGATACTTGATCCTGACTGGACAGTTGGAGTTGAACGTAATGATGCACTCGTTAAATACAATGAACTCTTGGATCTTCTGAACACTGAACTTGAAGCCGCCGTTCTGATATCGTCCATCGAAGACATGGCAGCTGAACTTGGACGGAACCAACTGCTGTTGGATGAACTGGAGAGAAAAGAAGAAGAGGATGAACTGCAGCTGGCTTTGGATAAAAATAACCAAGATATACTAGGTTTCATGAATGCTGAAAACAGCCGTCAAGTGAAGAGAACCCCTCGTGTTATTGACTACCAAGATTTTAACGAGTACCCGCCGGTGTTTCAGAGATCTTTCTCGCCGACTGGGAGAGGTCTGGAGAGCTTGAGTGATGATGAGCTTCTTAGTCTGTACAATGAGTACCTCCAGAAAGCTGATGAGGAGGATAACTGGGGCGACTTTGTGGAGCAGCCACGGACGAGACGTGATGGCGAGGATGCCTTACTAGGTCCCCACGTGGGTTACTACGTCCAGGGGAGGATGATTGGAGACCTCATGAAGCCCAAACGCAATGAGGAAGATGGGTACCAGAATCCATACATCCTACTTCAACCCTCTGATCTCGGCTACGAGCAGTGGCCCGGTGACTTCGATGTCTACTACGACACGAGAGATGGGAGCTTCATCATGGACCCAGAACCAATTGAAGCCATGCCTGTTTCGGAAGATGCCTTACTTGACGCTCTTGGAATGTCAGGAAATATAGTCGAAGATGAGGAGGGggaggaggaagaggaggaggacGGGAGATGGGGAGATTTTAAAGACAACATTGATGACTTTCAAGATGAT TTAGAGGAAATTGACTTTGACATCGGCCAACTGGAAGAGCTTCGCCGACTGACGGAGTTTGCCGAGGCCTTGAATGAAGAAGATAAGAAGTTTGAAGAAGAAGAACTACTGAGGGCGCTACTTTTGAATTGA